A DNA window from bacterium contains the following coding sequences:
- the dprA gene encoding DNA-processing protein DprA, whose product MSERAYAVAFLNIEGVGSTRLRRMRDRFGSLEAAWRAGPRELAQVQGIGPEIAQAIAAQRPELMPEAELAAVSRAGLDLVCHWDSAYPAALREIHDPPGVLFVKGELPDLSRAVAIVGTRRCTRYGARMAETLARDLAASGVVVVSGLAFGVDAAAHKGALETGKTVAVLGSALDRLYPAGHQELATRIAERGALLSEYPLGTEPAAGQFPARNRIVAGLCQAVVLVEAKERSGALITVEMALDQNREVMAVPGPADAPCSLGPHRLIQQGARLVMSASDVLEELAWKAPKPPAREAPRLALADDEARVLAAIEGEPTSLDRIAAKSGLPPAQINSVLLVLELKALVQQLPGRLYVRA is encoded by the coding sequence ATGTCCGAACGCGCCTACGCCGTCGCCTTCCTCAATATTGAAGGGGTGGGCTCGACCCGCTTGCGTCGCATGCGCGATCGCTTCGGCTCTCTCGAAGCCGCCTGGCGCGCCGGCCCCCGCGAGCTCGCGCAGGTCCAGGGCATCGGCCCCGAGATCGCCCAGGCGATTGCCGCCCAGCGCCCGGAGCTCATGCCCGAGGCCGAGCTTGCGGCGGTGTCCCGCGCGGGGCTCGACCTGGTCTGCCACTGGGATAGCGCCTACCCTGCCGCCCTGCGCGAGATCCACGATCCGCCGGGGGTGCTCTTCGTGAAGGGCGAACTGCCCGATCTGAGCCGTGCGGTCGCCATCGTGGGCACCCGGCGCTGCACCCGTTACGGGGCGCGGATGGCCGAGACCCTCGCGCGGGACCTGGCCGCCAGCGGGGTCGTGGTCGTCAGCGGCCTGGCCTTCGGCGTCGACGCCGCTGCCCACAAGGGGGCGCTCGAAACGGGGAAGACCGTGGCGGTGCTGGGTTCGGCCCTGGATCGCCTCTACCCGGCGGGTCACCAGGAGCTGGCCACTCGCATCGCCGAGCGCGGGGCCCTCTTGTCGGAGTACCCGCTCGGCACCGAGCCCGCAGCCGGGCAGTTCCCCGCTCGCAACCGCATCGTGGCCGGGCTGTGCCAGGCCGTCGTGCTGGTCGAGGCCAAGGAGCGTAGCGGCGCGCTCATCACCGTGGAGATGGCCCTCGACCAGAACCGCGAGGTGATGGCGGTGCCGGGCCCCGCGGATGCTCCTTGTTCGCTGGGCCCCCACCGTTTGATCCAGCAGGGAGCGCGCCTGGTGATGTCGGCTTCGGACGTGCTCGAAGAGCTGGCCTGGAAGGCGCCCAAGCCACCGGCGCGCGAGGCCCCCCGGCTTGCGCTCGCCGACGACGAGGCCCGGGTTCTGGCGGCCATCGAGGGCGAGCCGACGAGCCTGGATCGGATCGCCGCCAAGAGCGGCCTGCCGCCCGCTCAGATCAACAGCGTCCTCCTTGTTCTAGAGCTCAAGGCCCTGGTGCAGCAGCTTCCCGGTCGCCTGTACGTCCGAGCCTGA